A region from the Afifella aestuarii genome encodes:
- the hisB gene encoding imidazoleglycerol-phosphate dehydratase HisB produces the protein MRKAELNRDTSETKISLAINVDGGGRYDVETGIGFFDHMLEQLSRHSLIDLTLKADGDLHIDQHHTVEDVGIALGQALDRALGDRRGITRYASLDLAMDETLTRAAVDVSGRPYLVWRVGFARHKVGDFDTELFKEFFQAFAQNARITLHIENLYGENAHHVAETCFKAVARVLRQALALDPRIADEIPSTKGTLTA, from the coding sequence ATGCGCAAGGCCGAGCTGAACCGCGACACCAGCGAAACCAAGATCAGCCTCGCCATCAATGTTGATGGCGGCGGGCGCTACGATGTCGAGACGGGCATCGGATTCTTCGATCACATGCTGGAGCAGCTCTCGCGCCACTCCCTGATCGATCTGACGCTGAAGGCCGATGGGGATCTCCACATCGACCAGCATCACACGGTCGAAGATGTCGGCATCGCGCTCGGCCAGGCGCTCGACCGCGCGCTCGGCGACCGCCGCGGCATCACCCGCTATGCCTCACTCGATCTCGCTATGGACGAAACGCTGACGCGTGCTGCCGTCGACGTGTCGGGCCGGCCCTATCTCGTCTGGCGCGTCGGCTTTGCGCGCCACAAAGTGGGCGATTTCGACACGGAGCTCTTCAAGGAATTCTTCCAGGCGTTTGCCCAGAACGCCCGCATCACGCTCCACATCGAGAACCTTTACGGCGAGAACGCCCACCACGTCGCCGAGACCTGCTTCAAGGCGGTGGCACGCGTGCTGCGACAGGCGCTTGCGCTCGATCCGCGCATTGCCGACGAGATTCCCTCCACCAAGGGCACGCTGACGGCTTGA
- a CDS encoding DUF2628 domain-containing protein, translating to MFSRTTHYTVHLPPEKEGVDGALRAVFIKDGMNWPALLIPFLWLLYRRMWLPLLLYLVASGAIAVLGFRFGEAAAQWCGLLFAILFALEANNLRRWSLSRRGWREAGAASGRSEDEAAIRFFGGREDEFAAPAPTTASRPVVPEVAPARPRGRPWSAAGDRDTPEVMGLFPERGG from the coding sequence ATGTTTTCCAGGACGACCCATTACACGGTGCATCTGCCGCCCGAAAAAGAGGGCGTCGATGGGGCCCTGCGCGCCGTTTTCATCAAGGACGGGATGAACTGGCCGGCGCTTCTCATCCCGTTTCTGTGGCTTCTCTACCGGCGCATGTGGCTGCCGCTCCTGCTCTACCTCGTGGCAAGCGGGGCTATCGCGGTACTCGGCTTCCGCTTTGGAGAAGCGGCAGCGCAATGGTGCGGCCTTCTCTTTGCGATCCTCTTCGCGCTCGAAGCCAACAATCTCCGCCGCTGGTCCCTGTCGCGCCGCGGCTGGCGGGAGGCTGGGGCGGCCTCCGGCCGCTCCGAGGACGAGGCTGCGATCCGCTTCTTCGGCGGGCGGGAAGACGAATTCGCCGCGCCGGCGCCGACCACCGCCTCGCGGCCCGTCGTTCCCGAAGTTGCGCCGGCCCGCCCGCGCGGGCGTCCATGGTCGGCCGCCGGCGATCGCGACACGCCGGAGGTCATGGGGCTCTTTCCGGAGAGGGGCGGATGA
- the hisH gene encoding imidazole glycerol phosphate synthase subunit HisH, with amino-acid sequence MSVAIIDYGSGNLRSAAKAFQRSARESGYAGEVAVTSDPEVVRRADHIVLPGVGAFADCRRGLDGVPGMVAALEETVMKVGRPFLGICVGCQLMATRGLEKETTAGFGWIPGDVVEISPKDPELKIPHMGWNELVGRHPHPLLAGIDEALDAYFVHSYHVVAAVPEHVLATADYGGPVTAMIGRDNIAGTQFHPEKSQALGLALIANFLHWRP; translated from the coding sequence ATGAGCGTTGCGATTATCGATTACGGTTCGGGCAATCTGCGCTCGGCCGCCAAGGCGTTTCAGCGGTCTGCGCGCGAAAGCGGCTATGCCGGTGAGGTCGCCGTCACCTCCGACCCGGAGGTCGTGCGGCGCGCCGACCACATCGTTCTGCCGGGCGTCGGTGCCTTTGCCGATTGCCGCCGCGGGCTCGACGGCGTTCCTGGAATGGTGGCCGCGCTCGAAGAGACCGTCATGAAGGTCGGCCGCCCTTTTCTCGGCATATGCGTCGGCTGCCAGCTGATGGCGACACGTGGGCTTGAGAAGGAAACAACGGCGGGCTTTGGCTGGATTCCGGGCGACGTCGTCGAGATCAGCCCGAAAGATCCAGAACTCAAGATCCCGCATATGGGCTGGAACGAGCTCGTCGGGCGCCATCCCCATCCGCTTCTCGCCGGCATCGACGAGGCACTCGACGCCTATTTCGTCCATTCCTATCACGTCGTCGCGGCCGTTCCCGAACATGTGCTGGCGACGGCCGATTACGGCGGCCCGGTCACGGCGATGATCGGTCGCGACAACATCGCCGGCACGCAGTTTCACCCCGAGAAGAGCCAGGCGCTCGGCCTGGCGCTGATCGCCAATTTCCTCCACTGGCGCCCGTGA
- the hisA gene encoding 1-(5-phosphoribosyl)-5-[(5-phosphoribosylamino)methylideneamino]imidazole-4-carboxamide isomerase, giving the protein MILFPAIDLKSGECVRLKRGEMGEATTYNADPAAQARAFADMGFTWLHMVDLDGAFAGESRNGAAVEAVLAATGDHLKVELGGGIRSMAQIEAWLEKGVTRVILGTAALRNPDLVKEAAGRHPGRIAVGIDARDGKVAVEGWAETSDMEAQDLAKSFEDAGVAAIIYTDIDRDGVLAGINWEATIALAEHVSIPVIASGGLASMADIVRLTMLDAASLEGAITGRALYDGRIDPDAALQLLNAL; this is encoded by the coding sequence ATGATCCTGTTTCCCGCGATCGACCTGAAGAGCGGCGAATGCGTGCGCCTGAAGCGCGGCGAGATGGGCGAGGCGACGACCTACAACGCCGATCCTGCGGCGCAGGCACGCGCCTTCGCCGATATGGGTTTCACCTGGCTGCACATGGTCGATCTCGACGGGGCCTTCGCCGGCGAAAGCCGCAACGGCGCCGCCGTCGAAGCGGTGCTGGCGGCCACCGGCGACCATCTCAAGGTGGAGCTCGGCGGCGGCATCCGTTCCATGGCGCAGATCGAGGCCTGGCTCGAAAAGGGCGTCACGCGGGTGATTTTGGGCACAGCGGCTCTGCGCAATCCGGATCTGGTGAAGGAGGCAGCAGGGCGACATCCGGGCCGCATCGCCGTCGGCATCGATGCGCGCGACGGAAAAGTCGCGGTGGAAGGCTGGGCGGAAACCTCCGATATGGAGGCGCAGGACCTCGCCAAGAGCTTCGAAGACGCCGGCGTTGCGGCCATCATCTATACCGACATCGACCGCGACGGCGTTCTTGCCGGGATCAATTGGGAGGCGACGATCGCGCTTGCGGAGCATGTCTCGATCCCGGTCATCGCCTCCGGCGGTCTCGCCTCGATGGCCGATATCGTGCGCCTCACCATGCTCGACGCGGCGAGCCTCGAAGGCGCCATTACCGGCCGGGCACTGTACGATGGCCGCATCGATCCTGACGCTGCACTTCAACTGCTCAACGCGCTCTGA
- a CDS encoding putative bifunctional diguanylate cyclase/phosphodiesterase, which translates to MSSGRGFLSGFVLLILPVVAVAAAIWVGSDTIERGLQLNAANMTSAWAEYMTTSIADLEEIAAGAEPSPETLATLNKMRESAEVFRFKLFGPNGKLRMILDDHELSAADKASLAQHNPEAAAAAEGGAIRIEVAHGTPPERPAYYSEAYVPLREDGKTIAVAEIYVDQTDEFEAIQATVARSAILLSIIILIASGVPVFGFVQRYNAKRRADARAAYAAEHDGLTGLLNRSGFIARKRELLAKPKPVVVVSLGIDRFGAVNTAFGPERSDYILLEAAERLKSLAEPEAIVGRVSGTEFAFAMNVNDLKEGARLAERALKLIRRGFVADGHVINLTGSAGLTLAEKGEHPGSPLSRANVAMCRSRAKGGDRLTIFDRRMGAELEAGRDLETVLRAAVEHERFELYYQPIFTAKDHALTGFEALLRMPNGEGGFVSPARFIPLAEQLGVIHRIGRLALNRACEAAKTWPDGYKVAVNLSPVQFDARNIVEIVRQALAKSELPPEKLELEITEGVLLIDSLDAVQQLSQLRDLGVKLALDDFGTGFSSLAYLWKLPVDKVKIDQSFLRAMESQDDGAAAIIRSIVVLGHSLGLVVTAEGVETSEQLDFLEEIGCDFLQGYHLGRPASAEAAASLARKDAEERGGQNADRAREHGAPVS; encoded by the coding sequence ATGTCGTCCGGTCGTGGTTTCCTGTCTGGTTTCGTGCTCCTGATCCTGCCCGTCGTGGCGGTTGCCGCGGCGATCTGGGTCGGGTCGGATACGATCGAACGCGGCCTGCAGCTGAACGCCGCCAATATGACGTCAGCCTGGGCAGAGTATATGACCACCAGCATCGCTGATCTGGAGGAGATCGCGGCTGGGGCAGAACCGTCTCCGGAAACGCTGGCGACCCTCAACAAGATGCGAGAGTCGGCCGAGGTCTTTCGCTTCAAACTGTTCGGGCCGAACGGCAAGCTCCGCATGATCCTGGACGATCACGAGCTCTCAGCCGCGGACAAGGCATCTTTGGCGCAGCACAATCCCGAAGCCGCGGCGGCGGCTGAGGGAGGCGCGATACGGATCGAAGTCGCGCATGGCACGCCGCCCGAGCGTCCCGCCTATTATTCGGAAGCTTATGTGCCTCTGCGCGAGGACGGCAAAACCATCGCCGTCGCCGAGATCTACGTCGACCAGACGGACGAATTCGAGGCCATTCAGGCGACCGTCGCCCGCAGCGCGATCCTTCTGTCCATCATCATTCTGATTGCCTCAGGCGTTCCGGTCTTCGGCTTCGTCCAGCGCTACAACGCCAAGCGCCGGGCCGATGCGCGGGCAGCATACGCGGCTGAGCATGACGGCCTGACGGGCCTTCTCAATCGCAGCGGTTTCATTGCCCGAAAGCGTGAGCTTCTTGCCAAGCCGAAGCCCGTCGTGGTCGTCTCGCTCGGGATCGATCGCTTCGGCGCCGTCAACACCGCTTTCGGACCGGAGCGAAGCGATTACATTCTCTTGGAAGCCGCGGAGAGATTGAAAAGCCTGGCCGAGCCCGAAGCGATCGTCGGCCGCGTCAGCGGTACGGAATTCGCCTTCGCCATGAACGTCAACGATTTGAAGGAGGGCGCGCGCCTTGCCGAGCGCGCCCTGAAACTCATCCGTCGGGGCTTCGTGGCCGATGGCCATGTCATCAATCTCACGGGGAGCGCAGGGCTCACCCTTGCCGAGAAGGGCGAGCATCCCGGCAGCCCCTTGTCGCGCGCCAATGTCGCCATGTGCCGTTCACGGGCGAAGGGCGGCGACCGGCTCACGATCTTCGATCGGCGCATGGGCGCGGAACTCGAAGCGGGACGGGATCTGGAAACCGTGCTGCGGGCCGCCGTGGAGCACGAGCGTTTCGAACTCTATTATCAGCCGATCTTCACGGCAAAAGACCACGCGCTCACCGGGTTCGAAGCGCTGCTGCGCATGCCGAACGGGGAAGGCGGTTTCGTCTCGCCGGCACGGTTCATCCCGCTTGCCGAGCAACTGGGTGTCATCCACCGCATCGGCCGTCTGGCGCTCAACCGGGCCTGCGAGGCGGCAAAGACCTGGCCCGACGGATACAAGGTCGCAGTCAATCTTTCGCCGGTGCAGTTCGATGCCCGCAACATCGTGGAGATCGTGCGTCAGGCCCTCGCCAAGAGCGAACTTCCCCCCGAAAAGCTCGAGCTGGAGATTACCGAAGGCGTTTTGTTGATCGATTCTCTCGACGCCGTGCAGCAACTGAGCCAGCTCCGCGACCTCGGCGTGAAACTGGCGCTCGACGATTTCGGCACGGGTTTCTCTTCCCTCGCTTATCTCTGGAAGCTTCCGGTCGATAAGGTGAAGATCGATCAATCCTTCCTGCGCGCAATGGAGTCGCAAGACGATGGAGCCGCAGCGATCATCCGCTCCATCGTCGTCCTCGGCCATTCGCTCGGGCTGGTCGTGACGGCGGAGGGCGTGGAGACGTCTGAACAGCTCGATTTTCTCGAAGAGATCGGCTGCGATTTCTTGCAGGGCTACCATCTCGGTCGGCCGGCATCGGCGGAAGCTGCGGCGAGCCTTGCCCGCAAAGATGCGGAGGAACGCGGCGGCCAAAATGCCGATCGAGCCCGCGAGCACGGCGCCCCGGTTTCCTGA
- the hisF gene encoding imidazole glycerol phosphate synthase subunit HisF: MLKARVIPCLDVKDGRVVKGVNFVDLIDAGDPVEAAKAYDAAGADELCFLDITASHEERDTLLDVVAKTAEQCFMPVTVGGGVRTVDDVRQLLLAGADKVSVNTAAVNDPSFVGRAADKFGDQCIVVAIDAKTVAPGRWEIFTHGGRKPTGIDAIEFAREVVSLGAGEILLTSMDRDGTKTGFDLALTRAVADAVRVPVIASGGVGTLDHLVEGIRDGHATAVLAASIFHFGTYSIAEAKAHMARAGIPVRSLPQEKARMGLS; encoded by the coding sequence TTGCTCAAAGCCCGTGTCATCCCGTGTCTCGACGTCAAGGACGGCCGCGTCGTCAAAGGCGTCAATTTCGTAGATCTCATCGACGCCGGAGATCCGGTGGAAGCCGCCAAGGCTTACGACGCGGCCGGCGCCGACGAACTTTGCTTCCTCGACATCACCGCCAGCCACGAGGAGCGTGACACGCTCCTCGACGTTGTCGCCAAAACGGCGGAGCAATGCTTCATGCCGGTCACCGTGGGCGGCGGCGTGCGGACCGTTGACGATGTCCGCCAGCTTCTCCTTGCGGGCGCCGACAAGGTTTCCGTCAACACCGCCGCCGTCAACGATCCGAGCTTCGTCGGCCGGGCCGCCGACAAGTTCGGCGATCAATGCATCGTCGTCGCCATCGACGCCAAGACGGTGGCTCCAGGCCGGTGGGAGATATTCACCCATGGCGGCCGCAAGCCAACCGGCATCGACGCCATCGAATTTGCCCGCGAAGTCGTGTCTCTGGGCGCAGGCGAGATCCTTCTCACCTCCATGGACCGCGATGGAACGAAGACGGGCTTCGACCTCGCATTGACGCGGGCGGTCGCCGATGCGGTCCGCGTTCCGGTCATCGCCTCCGGCGGTGTCGGGACGCTCGATCACCTGGTGGAAGGCATCCGCGACGGCCATGCAACGGCGGTGCTCGCGGCCTCCATCTTCCATTTTGGCACCTATAGCATCGCGGAAGCCAAGGCCCATATGGCGCGCGCGGGCATTCCCGTGCGCTCGCTTCCGCAGGAGAAAGCCCGGATGGGCCTGTCATGA
- a CDS encoding phosphoribosyl-ATP diphosphatase, with protein MTDFTLEELAATIGARAASGDDNSYTARLLGKGVAKCAQKLGEEAVEAAIAAAERDNQALTKEAADVLYHLLVLLHAAGVSFDEVKAELQSRTGQSGLDEKRSRGPSADWKS; from the coding sequence ATGACCGATTTCACGCTGGAAGAGCTCGCCGCCACGATCGGCGCGCGCGCCGCCTCGGGCGACGATAATTCCTATACTGCAAGGCTTCTCGGCAAAGGCGTCGCAAAATGCGCCCAGAAGCTCGGCGAAGAAGCTGTCGAGGCCGCGATCGCGGCGGCGGAGCGCGACAACCAGGCGCTCACCAAAGAGGCGGCCGACGTTCTCTATCATCTCCTCGTCCTCCTGCACGCCGCAGGTGTCTCCTTCGACGAGGTCAAGGCCGAGCTTCAGAGCCGCACCGGGCAAAGCGGTCTCGATGAGAAGCGCTCGCGCGGCCCCAGCGCCGACTGGAAGAGCTGA
- the coaA gene encoding type I pantothenate kinase, whose product MEELMDQVSPRSLSPYRYFSVEEWSKLRADTPMTLSAEEVHALKSMNDPISISEAEAIYLPLSRLLSFHVEAKDKLYAVRSKFLGAKEGKMPFIIGIAGSVAVGKSTTARILKELMARWPGHPRVSLVTTDGFLYPNAVLAKQDMMERKGFPESYDVTTLLRFLSDIKAGKREVTAPVYSHLTYDIVPGETLTVDQPDILILEGLNVLQTRDLPRDGKEVPFVSDFFNFSIYIDADDDVIRRWYIDRFMSLKGTRFTDPRSYFHRYANIKDDEARRVAEGLWERINLVNLDENIRPTRPRADLIIGKAGDHSVNEVALRKL is encoded by the coding sequence CTGGAAGAGCTGATGGATCAAGTGTCGCCGCGCTCGCTCTCGCCCTATCGGTATTTCAGCGTCGAGGAATGGTCGAAACTGCGCGCCGACACGCCGATGACCTTGTCGGCGGAAGAGGTCCATGCGCTCAAGTCGATGAACGACCCGATCTCGATCAGCGAGGCGGAGGCGATCTATCTTCCTTTGTCGCGGCTTCTGTCCTTCCACGTGGAAGCCAAGGACAAGCTTTATGCCGTGCGCTCGAAATTCCTCGGCGCAAAAGAAGGCAAGATGCCGTTCATCATCGGCATCGCCGGCTCCGTGGCCGTCGGCAAATCGACCACCGCCCGCATCCTCAAGGAGCTGATGGCACGCTGGCCGGGCCATCCGCGCGTCTCCCTCGTCACGACCGACGGCTTTCTCTATCCGAACGCGGTTCTGGCAAAGCAGGACATGATGGAGCGCAAGGGATTTCCCGAGAGCTACGACGTCACGACGCTTCTGCGCTTTCTCTCCGACATCAAGGCCGGCAAGCGCGAGGTCACAGCCCCGGTCTACTCCCACCTCACCTACGATATCGTGCCGGGCGAGACTTTGACCGTCGATCAGCCGGACATTCTGATCCTCGAAGGCCTCAACGTCCTGCAGACGCGGGACCTGCCGCGGGACGGAAAGGAAGTCCCCTTCGTCTCCGACTTCTTCAACTTTTCCATCTATATCGACGCGGACGACGACGTCATCCGGCGCTGGTATATCGACCGCTTCATGAGCCTCAAGGGAACGCGGTTTACCGATCCGAGATCGTATTTTCACCGCTACGCCAATATCAAAGACGACGAAGCGCGCCGCGTCGCCGAGGGTCTCTGGGAGCGTATCAACCTCGTCAATCTCGACGAGAACATCCGCCCGACGCGACCGCGGGCCGATCTCATTATCGGCAAGGCGGGCGACCATTCGGTGAATGAAGTGGCGCTGAGGAAATTGTGA
- the pyrF gene encoding orotidine-5'-phosphate decarboxylase, translating to MPDIQDSAAGRDIRPRNARDRLIVGLDLPDLAAARAMVETLGDTVTFYKIGMELVFADGLSLIEPLRAEGKRIFLDMKLLDIDNTVAGGIANLARLGATLTTVHAYPKAMRAAAAARADADLGLLAVTVLTSMDDADLDEAGYAESAAELVRRRAAQARASGIDGIVCSPLEAEAMRALLGPDMLIVTPGVRPTSATSDDQKRVMTPADALRAGADYLVVARPVVKAADPKASAQAIVDEIEANC from the coding sequence ATGCCCGACATCCAGGATTCTGCGGCAGGCCGCGACATTCGCCCGCGCAACGCGCGCGATCGGCTGATCGTCGGTCTCGACCTTCCCGACCTTGCGGCTGCCCGTGCCATGGTGGAGACGCTCGGCGATACGGTGACGTTCTACAAGATCGGCATGGAGCTCGTCTTTGCGGACGGCCTCAGCCTGATCGAGCCGCTTCGAGCGGAGGGAAAGCGCATCTTTCTCGATATGAAGCTGCTCGATATCGACAATACCGTCGCGGGAGGCATCGCCAATCTTGCCCGGCTCGGGGCAACGCTCACAACCGTTCATGCCTATCCGAAGGCGATGCGCGCGGCGGCCGCGGCGCGCGCTGACGCGGATCTCGGGCTTCTTGCCGTCACCGTTCTCACCTCCATGGATGACGCCGATCTCGATGAGGCGGGTTATGCGGAAAGTGCCGCCGAGCTCGTCCGCAGACGCGCCGCGCAGGCCAGAGCCAGCGGCATCGACGGCATCGTCTGCTCGCCGCTCGAGGCGGAGGCGATGCGCGCGCTTCTCGGTCCCGACATGCTGATCGTGACCCCCGGCGTGCGCCCGACATCCGCAACGAGCGACGACCAGAAACGCGTGATGACGCCGGCCGACGCCTTGCGGGCCGGCGCCGATTACCTCGTCGTTGCCAGACCGGTGGTCAAGGCCGCCGATCCGAAAGCCTCAGCCCAGGCGATTGTGGACGAAATCGAAGCGAATTGCTGA
- a CDS encoding DUF1330 domain-containing protein — protein MPKGYWIARVDVRDPERYKDYVAGAAPAFARFKGKFLVRGGPMHSLEGNSRARNVVIEFASVDDALACYHSPEYQAAREHRVAVADAELVIVEGYSGPQPGAS, from the coding sequence ATGCCGAAGGGCTATTGGATCGCCCGCGTCGATGTGCGCGACCCCGAGCGCTACAAGGATTATGTCGCCGGCGCTGCCCCCGCCTTTGCCCGCTTCAAGGGCAAGTTTCTCGTCCGCGGCGGCCCCATGCATTCACTGGAAGGAAATTCGCGAGCTCGCAACGTGGTCATCGAATTTGCCTCCGTCGACGATGCGCTCGCCTGCTACCATTCGCCTGAGTACCAGGCCGCGCGCGAGCACCGGGTGGCGGTGGCGGATGCGGAGCTCGTGATCGTGGAAGGCTATTCGGGGCCGCAGCCTGGCGCGTCCTGA
- a CDS encoding molybdopterin-synthase adenylyltransferase MoeB: MPETPLPDGAPRSAEPDLSAEEIARYARHIVLPEVGGPGQKRFKRTRVLIVGAGGLGSPVALYLAAAGIGRLGLVDDDVVSLSNLQRQIIHASADLGMAKVESAQRALSRINPHVAVDTHRTRLTQENAPDLVAGYDIVVDGSDNSATRFLLPDICEAAQKPLVTGAVGRFDGSVTTLLPFKDDNPRYRDLFPKPPPEGLLPSCAEAGILGALTGVIGSIQALEVMKVAAGFGEPLIGRLLLYDALSQRVETITYKRRKR; encoded by the coding sequence ATGCCGGAGACGCCCCTCCCCGACGGTGCGCCCCGATCGGCGGAACCGGATCTCAGTGCGGAGGAAATCGCGCGCTACGCCCGCCATATCGTCCTGCCCGAGGTCGGAGGCCCCGGTCAGAAACGCTTCAAGCGCACGCGCGTCCTCATCGTCGGAGCCGGGGGGCTCGGCTCACCCGTCGCCCTTTATCTTGCGGCCGCCGGCATCGGCCGGCTCGGCCTCGTCGATGACGACGTCGTCTCGCTCTCCAATCTGCAGCGGCAGATCATCCATGCGAGCGCCGATCTCGGCATGGCAAAGGTGGAGAGCGCGCAAAGAGCGCTTTCCCGGATCAATCCGCATGTCGCCGTCGACACGCACAGGACACGGCTGACGCAGGAGAACGCGCCCGATCTCGTCGCCGGCTACGACATCGTCGTCGATGGCTCCGACAATTCCGCCACGCGGTTCCTTCTTCCGGACATCTGCGAGGCAGCCCAAAAACCGCTGGTGACAGGCGCTGTCGGCCGCTTCGACGGCTCGGTGACGACGCTTTTGCCTTTCAAGGACGACAATCCGCGTTATCGCGATCTCTTTCCGAAGCCGCCGCCTGAGGGGCTCTTACCGAGCTGCGCGGAGGCGGGAATTCTCGGCGCGCTCACCGGTGTCATCGGGTCGATCCAGGCGCTTGAGGTCATGAAAGTCGCGGCAGGCTTCGGCGAGCCTCTGATCGGGCGGCTTCTCCTCTACGACGCCCTTTCCCAACGCGTCGAGACGATCACCTACAAGCGCCGCAAGCGCTGA
- a CDS encoding 2-hydroxyacid dehydrogenase: protein MTKAKPHVIVTRKLPDPVETRMRELFRADLNLDDRPLSQAELVEALRTADVLVPTVTDRLDAAALSQSGPNLKLIANFGNGIDNIDIGAAYERGITVTNTPNVLTGDTADMTMALILAVPRRLAEGAQILPEGLPWPGWSPTWMLGHRIWGKRLGIVGMGRIGTAVARRAQAFGLSIHYHNRRPVDPKTEEELEATYWDSLDQMLARMDIISVNCPHTPATFHLLSRRRLKLMRPDAYLVNTARGEVIDEAALIECLETNSLAGAGLDVFEGEPAIDPKLIKLAQEGKAVLLPHMGSATIEGRIEMGEKVIINIRTWMDGHKPPDRVLPLSV from the coding sequence ATGACCAAGGCGAAACCGCACGTCATCGTAACGCGCAAACTCCCCGATCCGGTGGAGACGCGCATGCGAGAGCTGTTTCGCGCTGACCTCAATCTGGATGACCGACCGCTGTCGCAGGCGGAGCTGGTGGAGGCGTTGCGCACCGCGGACGTACTCGTGCCGACGGTCACCGATCGGTTGGACGCCGCAGCGCTTTCCCAATCCGGACCGAACTTGAAGCTCATCGCCAATTTCGGCAACGGCATCGACAACATCGATATCGGGGCCGCCTATGAGCGCGGCATCACCGTCACCAACACGCCGAACGTTTTGACGGGCGACACCGCCGATATGACCATGGCGCTCATTCTCGCCGTCCCACGGCGGCTGGCGGAGGGAGCCCAGATCCTGCCGGAAGGCCTGCCATGGCCCGGCTGGTCGCCGACCTGGATGCTCGGCCACCGCATCTGGGGAAAACGGCTCGGCATCGTCGGCATGGGGCGGATCGGCACGGCGGTTGCGCGCCGCGCCCAGGCCTTCGGCCTGTCGATCCACTATCACAACCGCCGGCCCGTCGATCCGAAGACCGAGGAAGAGCTGGAAGCGACCTATTGGGATTCGCTCGACCAGATGCTGGCACGCATGGACATCATCTCCGTCAATTGTCCGCACACCCCGGCCACCTTCCACCTTCTTTCCCGCCGGCGCCTGAAGCTGATGCGCCCGGATGCCTATCTGGTGAACACCGCGCGCGGCGAGGTCATCGATGAGGCGGCCTTGATCGAATGCCTGGAGACAAACTCCCTTGCCGGCGCCGGCCTCGACGTCTTCGAAGGCGAGCCTGCAATTGATCCGAAGCTCATCAAGCTCGCCCAGGAAGGCAAGGCTGTGCTTCTGCCGCATATGGGCTCGGCGACGATCGAGGGCCGCATCGAGATGGGCGAGAAGGTGATCATCAACATCCGCACCTGGATGGACGGGCACAAGCCGCCTGACCGCGTTCTGCCGCTTTCGGTCTGA
- a CDS encoding SH3 domain-containing protein: MKSNAVNVRKGPGKNYGIAWRFVRAGLPVEIIQEFETWRKVRDSDGAEGWIHQSLLSGRRTAIVAPWAKGERFNAHADASETARVTAILESGVVTDVVRCREGWCDVRGDNYEGWVEQNSLWGVYPNENVSDG; this comes from the coding sequence TTGAAATCAAATGCCGTCAACGTCCGCAAGGGGCCGGGCAAAAACTACGGTATCGCCTGGCGATTCGTGCGGGCCGGTTTGCCGGTCGAGATCATCCAGGAATTCGAAACCTGGCGGAAGGTGCGTGATTCGGACGGCGCGGAAGGTTGGATCCACCAGAGCCTCCTGTCTGGACGGCGCACGGCGATTGTGGCGCCTTGGGCCAAGGGTGAGCGCTTCAATGCCCATGCGGACGCAAGCGAGACGGCCCGCGTAACGGCCATTCTCGAATCGGGCGTGGTGACCGACGTGGTGCGCTGCCGCGAGGGTTGGTGCGACGTGCGCGGCGACAATTACGAAGGCTGGGTGGAGCAGAATTCGCTCTGGGGCGTCTATCCCAACGAAAACGTCTCCGACGGCTGA